A region of the Planctomycetia bacterium genome:
GCACGGTCTGCGAACCGATGTCGATCCCCAGCGGCGCATAAACGCGCGAGAGTGCATCGGCCGAGATTCCCTGCTCGAGCAAGTCGTCGAAGATCAGTTTGATCTTCCGTCGGCTGCCGATCAGGCCGACGTAGCGGGCGCCGCGCTCGGCCAGCTGGCGCAAGGCCTCTTCGTCGTGATTGTGGCCGCGCGTGACGA
Encoded here:
- a CDS encoding XdhC family protein, with the translated sequence VTRGHNHDEEALRQLAERGARYVGLIGSRRKIKLIFDDLLEQGISADALSRVYAPLGIDIGSQTVPEIAVSILAELIAHRNRQGEVPDRPPAVDVVESR